The Erythrobacter sp. JK5 genome includes a region encoding these proteins:
- a CDS encoding TraR/DksA family transcriptional regulator, whose amino-acid sequence MSDYKDMAQQLRTRLDDLLERAEVIEDDLRHPLDADSSEQAVDLADDEALEGVDEVLRAEIQQIRYALTRIENGTYGTCAKCGKDIARKRLEARPIATRCIDCASAA is encoded by the coding sequence ATGAGCGACTACAAGGACATGGCGCAGCAGCTGCGGACGCGGCTCGACGATCTGCTCGAGCGCGCCGAGGTGATCGAAGACGACCTGCGGCATCCGCTCGATGCGGATTCCAGCGAGCAGGCGGTCGACCTTGCCGACGACGAGGCACTGGAGGGCGTGGACGAAGTGCTGCGTGCCGAGATCCAGCAGATCAGGTATGCGCTCACGCGGATCGAGAACGGGACCTACGGCACCTGCGCCAAATGCGGCAAGGATATTGCCCGCAAGCGGCTCGAAGCGCGCCCGATTGCGACCCGCTGCATCGATTGTGCCAGCGCGGCCTAG
- the rpmE gene encoding 50S ribosomal protein L31, whose amino-acid sequence MKAEGHPEYHMITVKMTDGTEFQTRSTWGSEGDTMSLDIDPTSHPAWTGGNRQVQEGGRVAAFNKRFGGLSLKK is encoded by the coding sequence ATGAAAGCCGAAGGGCATCCCGAATATCACATGATCACGGTCAAGATGACCGATGGCACCGAGTTTCAGACGCGCTCCACCTGGGGCAGCGAGGGCGACACCATGTCGCTCGATATCGACCCGACCAGCCACCCCGCATGGACCGGCGGCAACCGCCAGGTGCAGGAAGGCGGTCGTGTGGCGGCGTTCAACAAGCGCTTCGGCGGGCTTTCGCTCAAGAAGTAA
- the fabZ gene encoding 3-hydroxyacyl-ACP dehydratase FabZ, with protein MSEKATPSEPIVDYDIHKVLKALPHRYPLLLVDRVKALHLGERIHAVKAVTINEEFFQGHFPGAPIMPGVLQIEALAQAAAILGIETLELAGTGKLVIFMGIDGAKFRSPVTPGCLLDLEVEFLQQRRTIYKFKGKASVEGKTTCETEFTAMIADPPS; from the coding sequence ATGAGCGAGAAGGCGACACCATCGGAGCCGATCGTGGATTACGATATCCACAAGGTGCTCAAGGCCCTGCCGCATCGTTACCCGTTGCTGCTGGTCGACCGGGTGAAGGCGCTGCACCTCGGTGAGCGCATCCACGCGGTGAAAGCGGTCACCATCAACGAGGAGTTCTTCCAGGGGCATTTCCCCGGCGCTCCGATCATGCCGGGTGTGCTTCAGATCGAAGCGCTCGCGCAGGCGGCGGCGATCCTCGGGATCGAGACGCTGGAGCTCGCGGGCACCGGCAAGCTGGTGATCTTCATGGGGATCGACGGCGCGAAGTTTCGCAGCCCCGTGACACCCGGTTGCCTGCTCGATCTGGAGGTCGAATTCCTCCAGCAACGCCGCACGATCTACAAGTTCAAGGGCAAGGCGAGCGTCGAGGGCAAGACCACCTGCGAGACCGAATTCACGGCGATGATCGCCGATCCGCCTTCTTAA
- a CDS encoding OmpH family outer membrane protein — MKLLAKSLAAASLAACAVSAAPAIAQVQGRIATVDVTRAIIGTSALQTAYNQVSTTYSAQIETRRAKNEQRQTLLQGFDTNNDNEVNDAELQAAQSSPQFAQLQTLEQEIAQLSNQIDSARVYAIEQIFAQYPTSVQEVVTQQQIQMVFTPGSVLYAPPAADITQQVTTSLNTKVPSVQIVPPAGWQPSRQGVQLFQDIQQTLVAAQVLQQRQQAAQQGNQQSPKAARAGTRTRGGRA, encoded by the coding sequence ATGAAACTTCTTGCCAAATCGCTCGCCGCTGCGAGCCTCGCCGCGTGTGCCGTTTCGGCGGCTCCCGCCATCGCCCAGGTCCAGGGCCGGATCGCCACGGTCGATGTGACCCGCGCGATCATCGGCACCAGCGCGCTGCAGACCGCTTACAACCAGGTCTCGACCACCTATTCGGCACAGATCGAAACCCGCCGGGCCAAGAACGAGCAGCGCCAGACGCTGCTGCAGGGGTTCGACACCAACAACGACAACGAAGTGAACGACGCCGAACTGCAGGCAGCTCAGAGCAGCCCGCAATTCGCGCAGCTGCAGACGCTCGAACAGGAAATCGCGCAGCTCAGCAACCAGATCGATTCCGCCCGCGTCTACGCGATCGAGCAGATTTTCGCGCAGTATCCCACCTCGGTGCAGGAAGTCGTCACCCAGCAGCAGATCCAGATGGTCTTCACCCCGGGTTCGGTGCTTTATGCTCCCCCGGCCGCGGACATCACGCAGCAGGTGACGACCTCGCTCAACACCAAGGTTCCTTCGGTGCAGATCGTCCCGCCGGCGGGCTGGCAGCCTTCGCGCCAAGGCGTGCAGCTGTTCCAGGACATCCAGCAGACGCTGGTAGCCGCACAGGTGCTGCAGCAGCGCCAGCAGGCCGCGCAGCAGGGCAACCAGCAGTCCCCGAAGGCCGCTAGGGCCGGAACACGGACGCGCGGGGGCAGGGCATGA
- the bamA gene encoding outer membrane protein assembly factor BamA: MNRRKPAGDQSVYPHPATSKPASAAGRFAIALTCGSMLAGVPYSALAQDEGDAPAPATQPAPAPTPAPDPAAQSNIIRSISVAGAERLEPTTILSYIRLRVGQEYTSVAADEALKDLGATELFSNFSIRNDAGNVVITVTENPVINRIVLEGNKRLDSEKIVPEIKLAPRQIFTRSKVRADVARIIELYKRQGRFAASVEPKMVQLPQNRVDVVFEISEGPKSKVRQINIIGNEQFSDGELRGEMVTKQARFYRFFSSNTSYDPDRLAFDQQKLRQFYLTEGYADFRVVSAVAELTPDQQDFIITYVVEEGERYKFGNVTVDSQLRDFDSNAMSERLPMGTGDWYDAKAVEDTVEQLSELAGRFGYAFADVQPRFTRNKDNLTMDITFILREAPRVYVERVDVNGNTLTQDKVIRREFRLSEGDAFNSLGVQRTTARINSLGYFQENFEVNQVEGSAPDRIVLEANVEEQPTGELQFSAGFSSIERFILAGSIRQRNFRGRGQTIGLSLNYSQFSRSAQVSFTEPYVFDRNISTGIDIYRRDISSFNFRNRDRNTTFEQATTGFGIRVGVPLTEFMSLVGSYTLNYDDVSLDQNIFFSDLDGDGTRECDPLLAGRFLCDALGERLSSIVGLSLNYNSLNSRLRPTRGRTVTLSTEFAGLGGDVRYLRFRGRGQQFWNVANSGFIFSLLAEGGTIIPLQDRGGPQVEDILLTDRFFLGEPQFRGFDIRGVGPRILTQPYIDSADGPVPVTERRSVRDDALGGRNYYLARAELEVPLGTGARELGLRPSVWVDVGALWGVTQPVLQDNPFGIQQTDADGNLIFIENGTDADGNAIQFATINPIAADGVTDNVPSIRPNSRIREVFLGNSPSPRITAGIGVNWNSPFGPFRIDFAQTIRKVEGDDDKTFTFNVGTQF, encoded by the coding sequence ATGAATCGACGCAAGCCGGCAGGCGACCAGTCTGTCTATCCCCATCCTGCAACCTCGAAACCGGCAAGCGCCGCGGGTCGGTTCGCGATCGCGCTCACCTGCGGCTCGATGCTCGCCGGTGTTCCCTATTCCGCGCTGGCGCAGGACGAAGGCGACGCACCGGCGCCCGCGACGCAACCTGCACCCGCACCGACCCCTGCTCCGGATCCCGCCGCGCAGAGCAACATCATCCGATCGATCAGCGTTGCCGGGGCCGAACGGCTCGAGCCGACCACGATCCTCAGTTACATCCGGCTGCGCGTCGGCCAGGAATATACCTCGGTCGCGGCCGACGAGGCGCTGAAGGATCTTGGCGCGACCGAGCTGTTTTCGAACTTCTCGATCCGCAACGATGCCGGCAACGTCGTCATTACCGTAACTGAAAACCCGGTGATCAACCGCATCGTGCTCGAAGGCAACAAGCGGCTCGACAGCGAAAAGATCGTGCCCGAGATCAAGCTCGCGCCGCGCCAGATCTTCACGCGTTCGAAAGTTCGCGCCGACGTCGCGCGCATCATCGAGCTGTACAAGCGCCAGGGTCGCTTCGCCGCCAGCGTCGAGCCCAAGATGGTGCAGCTGCCGCAGAACCGCGTCGACGTGGTGTTCGAAATCAGCGAAGGGCCCAAGTCCAAGGTTCGCCAGATCAACATCATCGGCAACGAACAGTTTTCCGATGGCGAGCTGCGCGGCGAGATGGTCACGAAGCAGGCGCGCTTCTACCGCTTCTTCAGCTCCAACACGAGCTACGACCCCGACCGGCTGGCATTCGATCAGCAGAAGCTGCGGCAATTCTACCTGACCGAAGGCTATGCCGATTTCCGCGTGGTTTCGGCCGTGGCGGAGCTTACCCCCGATCAGCAGGACTTCATCATCACTTACGTGGTCGAGGAAGGCGAGCGCTACAAGTTCGGGAACGTGACGGTCGACAGCCAGCTGCGCGATTTCGACAGCAACGCGATGAGCGAGCGGCTGCCGATGGGAACCGGCGACTGGTACGACGCCAAGGCGGTCGAGGATACGGTCGAGCAGCTTTCCGAGCTGGCCGGTCGGTTCGGCTACGCCTTTGCCGATGTCCAGCCGCGCTTCACCCGCAACAAAGACAACCTGACGATGGACATCACGTTCATTCTGCGCGAGGCGCCGCGCGTCTATGTCGAGCGGGTGGATGTCAACGGCAACACGCTGACGCAGGACAAGGTGATCCGCCGCGAGTTTCGCCTGTCGGAAGGCGATGCGTTCAACTCGCTCGGGGTGCAGCGCACCACCGCGCGGATCAATTCGCTGGGTTATTTCCAGGAGAATTTCGAGGTCAACCAGGTCGAAGGCAGCGCGCCCGACCGGATCGTTCTTGAAGCCAATGTCGAAGAGCAGCCGACCGGCGAGCTGCAGTTTTCGGCCGGCTTCTCGTCGATCGAGCGGTTCATCCTCGCGGGCAGCATCCGCCAGCGCAACTTCCGCGGCCGCGGGCAGACGATCGGGCTCAGCCTTAACTATTCGCAATTCTCGCGTTCGGCGCAGGTGAGCTTCACCGAGCCTTACGTTTTCGACCGCAACATCTCGACCGGCATCGATATCTATCGGCGCGACATCAGCAGTTTCAACTTCCGGAATCGTGATCGCAACACGACCTTCGAACAGGCGACCACCGGGTTCGGCATCCGTGTCGGTGTGCCGCTGACCGAGTTCATGTCGCTGGTCGGCAGCTACACGCTCAACTACGACGATGTCAGCCTCGACCAGAACATCTTCTTCTCCGATCTCGACGGAGACGGGACCCGCGAATGCGACCCGCTGCTTGCGGGCCGGTTCCTGTGCGATGCGCTGGGCGAACGTCTCAGCTCGATCGTCGGGCTCAGCCTCAACTACAACTCGCTCAACTCGCGCTTGCGCCCGACGCGCGGACGCACCGTCACCCTCAGCACCGAATTCGCCGGTCTGGGCGGCGATGTCCGCTATCTGCGGTTCCGCGGTCGCGGCCAGCAATTCTGGAACGTCGCGAACAGCGGCTTCATCTTCTCGCTGCTGGCCGAAGGCGGCACGATCATCCCGCTGCAGGATCGCGGCGGACCGCAGGTGGAAGATATCCTCCTCACCGACCGGTTCTTCCTCGGCGAGCCGCAGTTCCGCGGTTTCGACATTCGTGGTGTGGGGCCGCGCATCCTGACCCAGCCCTATATCGACAGCGCCGATGGTCCGGTGCCCGTGACCGAACGGCGATCGGTGCGCGACGACGCGCTCGGCGGCCGTAATTACTACCTCGCCCGCGCCGAACTCGAAGTGCCGCTCGGCACCGGTGCGCGCGAGCTTGGCCTGCGCCCGTCGGTGTGGGTCGATGTCGGTGCGCTCTGGGGTGTGACCCAACCGGTGCTGCAGGACAATCCCTTCGGCATCCAGCAGACCGATGCCGACGGCAACCTGATCTTTATCGAAAACGGCACCGACGCCGATGGAAATGCCATCCAGTTCGCAACGATCAATCCGATCGCGGCGGACGGGGTGACCGACAACGTACCAAGCATTCGCCCCAACAGCCGCATTCGCGAGGTCTTCCTCGGCAATTCGCCGTCCCCGCGTATCACTGCCGGTATCGGGGTAAACTGGAACTCGCCATTCGGGCCGTTCCGCATCGATTTCGCCCAGACGATCCGCAAGGTCGAGGGCGATGACGACAAAACATTCACGTTCAACGTAGGAACACAGTTCTGA
- the rseP gene encoding RIP metalloprotease RseP, which produces MYAVGFLLLLGPLITVHELGHYLVGRWFGVKADAFSIGFGKEIAGVTDRHGTRWKLSILPLGGYVQFRGDMNPASVPDPDAPEEEGSFQCAALWKRALIVAAGPVTNILVALGIFFAFNLAYGKPLPVEPEQVGIIAAFTEDSRAREAGFEVGDRIVAIDGQKMGSWREIQQTILLYPNRAFEVTVVREGDRIELPVTAAAVEMTDRFGNPSTVGLIGIETEQIAERYEELGIGEAAALSVDQSVSAANMMVTGIAQIIRGDRSLAEMGGPVKIAKFSGEQLSLGLSAFVFFVALISLNLAFINLLPIPALDGGHLAFYAVEAIRRKPVGPQATEWAYRTGIAIVLMLMVVVTVNDVVSLPFFGS; this is translated from the coding sequence ATGTACGCCGTCGGCTTCCTGCTGTTGCTCGGGCCGCTGATCACCGTGCACGAGCTGGGTCATTATCTGGTTGGCCGGTGGTTCGGGGTGAAAGCCGATGCCTTTTCGATCGGATTCGGCAAGGAGATTGCCGGCGTCACCGACAGGCACGGTACGCGCTGGAAACTCTCCATCCTGCCGCTTGGCGGGTATGTGCAGTTCAGAGGCGACATGAACCCTGCTTCGGTGCCCGATCCGGATGCTCCCGAGGAAGAGGGCAGCTTCCAATGCGCCGCCCTGTGGAAACGCGCTCTGATCGTGGCCGCAGGGCCGGTCACCAATATTCTCGTCGCGCTCGGCATCTTCTTCGCGTTCAATCTCGCCTACGGGAAACCGCTGCCGGTTGAGCCCGAACAGGTCGGTATCATCGCCGCGTTCACCGAGGATTCGCGGGCCCGCGAAGCGGGGTTCGAGGTCGGCGACCGGATCGTCGCGATCGACGGGCAGAAGATGGGCAGCTGGCGGGAAATCCAGCAGACCATCCTGCTGTATCCCAATCGCGCATTCGAGGTCACTGTCGTGCGCGAGGGCGACCGGATCGAACTTCCCGTCACGGCGGCGGCGGTCGAAATGACCGACCGGTTCGGCAACCCGTCGACCGTGGGCCTGATCGGTATCGAAACCGAGCAGATCGCCGAACGTTACGAGGAGCTCGGGATCGGCGAGGCGGCAGCGCTCTCGGTCGATCAGAGCGTCAGTGCCGCCAACATGATGGTGACCGGAATCGCTCAGATCATTCGCGGCGATCGCTCGCTTGCCGAGATGGGGGGGCCGGTCAAAATCGCCAAGTTTTCGGGCGAGCAGCTCAGCCTCGGCCTTTCCGCCTTCGTTTTCTTCGTCGCCCTGATTTCGCTTAATTTGGCATTCATCAACCTCTTGCCAATTCCCGCGCTCGATGGTGGCCATCTGGCTTTCTATGCTGTCGAGGCGATCCGCCGGAAACCGGTCGGACCGCAAGCGACCGAATGGGCCTATCGTACGGGAATCGCGATTGTCCTGATGCTGATGGTGGTCGTGACGGTGAATGACGTCGTCTCGCTGCCGTTTTTCGGCAGTTAG
- the dxr gene encoding 1-deoxy-D-xylulose-5-phosphate reductoisomerase, with amino-acid sequence MTRSITILGATGSIGASTLDLIRRDREAWQIEALTANCSAAELGKLAREFDAKLAVVGDESCLDALREALSGTDIEAAGGAQALCDAARREVDLTVAAIVGCAGLAPVMAAIERGGTIALANKEALVSAGAVMTAALTQHGAALLPTDSEHNAIFQCLVGNHFDDVARITLTASGGPFRTWSQEQLEAATPEQAVAHPNWDMGAKISVDSATMMNKGLELIEANYMFPVGLDRLSIVVHPQSVIHSMVEFRDRSTLAQLGPSDMRVPIANCLAWPKRMDTPLEPLDLVQIGELSFFAPDEERFPATRLARNAIHVGGSAPAVLNASNEVAVAAFLDGQIRFTRIAAVVEELLNRYSPQPARSLEDVLALDADVRARATEILEHYAVV; translated from the coding sequence ATGACCCGTTCGATAACCATTCTGGGCGCTACCGGATCGATCGGCGCTTCGACGCTCGACCTGATCCGCCGTGACCGCGAAGCGTGGCAGATAGAGGCGCTCACCGCCAATTGCAGCGCGGCCGAGCTCGGAAAGCTCGCGCGCGAATTCGATGCCAAGCTTGCGGTGGTGGGCGACGAATCATGTCTCGACGCATTGCGCGAAGCGCTGTCGGGGACCGATATCGAAGCGGCGGGCGGCGCGCAGGCGCTGTGCGATGCCGCGCGGCGCGAGGTCGATCTGACGGTGGCGGCGATCGTCGGCTGCGCGGGGCTTGCCCCGGTGATGGCCGCGATCGAGCGCGGCGGGACGATCGCGCTTGCCAACAAGGAAGCGCTGGTTTCGGCCGGAGCCGTCATGACGGCGGCATTGACGCAGCATGGCGCCGCGCTGCTGCCGACCGATAGTGAGCACAACGCCATCTTTCAGTGCCTCGTCGGCAACCATTTCGACGATGTCGCGCGGATCACGTTGACGGCGAGCGGCGGACCGTTCCGGACCTGGTCGCAGGAGCAGCTCGAAGCGGCGACACCCGAGCAGGCCGTGGCGCACCCCAACTGGGACATGGGCGCGAAAATCAGTGTCGATTCGGCGACGATGATGAACAAGGGCCTCGAGCTGATCGAGGCGAATTACATGTTCCCGGTGGGGCTGGATCGCCTGTCGATCGTGGTCCATCCGCAAAGTGTGATCCATTCGATGGTCGAATTCCGCGACCGATCGACGCTGGCGCAGCTCGGCCCGTCGGATATGCGGGTTCCGATCGCCAATTGCCTCGCCTGGCCGAAGCGGATGGACACGCCGCTCGAACCGCTCGACCTCGTGCAGATCGGCGAACTGAGCTTTTTCGCGCCCGATGAGGAGCGCTTTCCCGCGACCCGGCTGGCCCGCAATGCCATCCACGTCGGAGGCAGCGCGCCCGCAGTGCTCAACGCGTCGAACGAAGTTGCCGTGGCCGCCTTCCTCGATGGTCAGATTCGGTTCACCCGCATAGCGGCAGTGGTGGAGGAACTTCTGAACCGCTATAGCCCGCAACCGGCGCGTTCGCTGGAGGACGTGCTGGCGCTCGATGCCGATGTGCGCGCCCGGGCGACCGAAATTCTGGAGCATTACGCCGTTGTTTGA
- a CDS encoding phosphatidate cytidylyltransferase, whose amino-acid sequence MVLLAGLVLWEWNAIVKAFGISPLGEIAWLFFGAAYVSAAALALIQVRRSYGALEVALVFLLPVIAVDVGAYFAGRAIGGPKIAPRISPSKTWAGLGGGALAASIVALAHELAGFGPTASEQLSVSGVSLALVAGSLIAIIAQTGDFFESWMKRRAGMKDSGSLIPGHGGFFDRLDGFLAVFFVLFVVAVAPNLLG is encoded by the coding sequence GTGGTCCTGCTCGCCGGATTGGTGCTGTGGGAATGGAATGCGATCGTCAAAGCCTTCGGCATTTCGCCGCTGGGCGAGATCGCCTGGCTGTTCTTCGGGGCCGCCTATGTCTCCGCCGCTGCACTGGCGCTGATCCAGGTGCGGCGGAGCTACGGCGCGCTTGAGGTAGCGCTGGTGTTCCTCCTGCCGGTGATCGCAGTCGATGTCGGGGCCTATTTCGCCGGTCGCGCGATCGGCGGTCCCAAGATCGCTCCCAGAATCAGCCCGTCGAAGACCTGGGCCGGGCTGGGCGGAGGCGCGCTGGCCGCCAGTATCGTGGCGCTGGCGCACGAGCTTGCAGGGTTCGGCCCGACGGCATCGGAGCAGCTGAGCGTTTCGGGTGTGTCGCTCGCGCTGGTCGCCGGGAGTCTGATCGCGATTATTGCGCAGACTGGGGATTTTTTCGAAAGCTGGATGAAACGCCGCGCCGGGATGAAGGATTCGGGCAGTCTCATTCCGGGGCACGGCGGGTTCTTCGACCGGCTCGACGGCTTCCTCGCGGTGTTCTTCGTTCTGTTCGTGGTTGCCGTGGCACCGAATTTGCTGGGATAA
- the uppS gene encoding polyprenyl diphosphate synthase has translation MGERPNTGTGQGARHVAIIMDGNGRWAKKRGLPRSVGHQRGVEAVRRLVRAVEPMGLDCLTLYAFSSENWKRSEDEVDDLMNLMRKFIKSDLAEFIANGVKLKIIGDWRSLAPDIVAMLEDALEQTSKGTQTLAVALNYGAQNEIARAATRAAQAGEITTASIDANLDTHDLPPLDLLIRTSGEVRLSNFLLWQAAYAEMLFVDTLWPDFKPEHLQQALDDFGTRERRYGGR, from the coding sequence ATGGGCGAGCGGCCCAACACCGGAACAGGGCAGGGCGCCCGTCACGTGGCCATCATCATGGACGGCAATGGTCGCTGGGCGAAGAAGCGCGGCCTGCCGCGTTCGGTCGGTCATCAGCGCGGGGTCGAAGCTGTCCGGCGGCTGGTTCGCGCGGTCGAGCCGATGGGGCTCGATTGTCTGACGCTCTACGCCTTCTCTTCGGAAAACTGGAAACGATCCGAGGACGAGGTCGACGATCTGATGAACCTGATGCGCAAGTTCATCAAATCGGACCTGGCCGAATTTATCGCCAACGGCGTGAAGCTCAAGATCATCGGCGACTGGCGTTCGCTTGCACCTGATATCGTCGCCATGCTCGAAGATGCTCTCGAACAGACTTCCAAGGGCACGCAGACGCTCGCCGTGGCGCTCAATTATGGCGCGCAGAACGAGATCGCGCGCGCCGCGACCCGCGCGGCGCAGGCGGGGGAGATCACGACCGCATCGATCGACGCCAACCTCGACACGCACGATTTGCCGCCGCTGGATCTGCTGATCCGCACCAGTGGAGAGGTTCGGCTGTCGAACTTCCTGCTGTGGCAGGCGGCCTATGCCGAGATGCTCTTCGTCGACACGCTGTGGCCCGACTTCAAGCCGGAGCATCTGCAGCAGGCGCTCGACGATTTCGGCACACGGGAGCGGCGCTATGGCGGACGTTAA
- the frr gene encoding ribosome recycling factor produces MPQYDKADIERRMQGAVDSLRGDLSGLRTGRANTSLLDPVQVEVYGAMMPLNQVATVSAPEPRMLSVQVWDKSNVIAVEKGIAHANLGLNPMIDGQTLRLPMPDLTEERRKELAKLAGQYAEKAKIAIRNVRRDGMEALKSDEKKKEISEDDRKRMEDEVQKLTDKYVAETDEAAAKKEQEILTQ; encoded by the coding sequence ATGCCGCAATACGACAAGGCAGATATCGAACGCCGGATGCAGGGAGCCGTCGATTCGCTTCGGGGCGATCTTTCGGGCCTGCGCACCGGTCGCGCGAACACCAGCCTGCTCGATCCGGTCCAGGTCGAGGTTTACGGCGCGATGATGCCGCTCAACCAGGTTGCGACCGTTTCCGCGCCCGAGCCGCGCATGCTGAGCGTGCAGGTGTGGGACAAGTCGAACGTGATCGCGGTCGAAAAAGGGATCGCGCACGCCAACCTCGGGCTTAACCCGATGATCGACGGACAGACGCTGCGCCTGCCGATGCCCGATCTCACCGAAGAACGCCGCAAGGAACTCGCCAAGCTCGCCGGACAATATGCGGAAAAGGCGAAGATCGCGATCCGCAACGTCCGCCGCGACGGGATGGAAGCGCTCAAGTCCGACGAGAAGAAAAAGGAAATCTCCGAAGACGACCGCAAGCGGATGGAGGACGAAGTCCAGAAGCTGACGGACAAATACGTCGCCGAGACCGACGAGGCCGCGGCGAAGAAGGAACAGGAAATCCTGACGCAGTAA
- the pyrH gene encoding UMP kinase: MSQTSALPEIKRVLLKLSGEVLMGEQEYGIDPAYVARLAEEVKAAKDTGLEVCLVIGGGNIFRGISAAAKGLDRTTGDYMGMLATVMNALAMQNALEQLGVQTRVQSAIPMSSVCEPYIRRRAERHLEKGRIVIFAAGTGNPFFTTDTGAALRAAEMSCDALLKGTSVDGVYDSDPKHNPNATRFDSITYDQVLSQNLKVMDATAVALCRENHIPIVVFSIREKGNVARVLSGEGVQTIVRGEA, from the coding sequence ATGTCCCAAACATCGGCCCTTCCCGAAATCAAGCGCGTCCTGCTCAAGCTTTCGGGCGAAGTTCTGATGGGGGAGCAGGAATACGGGATCGATCCGGCCTATGTCGCGCGGCTCGCCGAAGAGGTGAAGGCGGCGAAGGACACCGGGCTCGAAGTGTGTCTGGTGATCGGCGGGGGCAATATCTTTCGCGGGATCAGCGCGGCGGCGAAGGGGCTCGATCGCACGACCGGAGATTACATGGGCATGCTCGCCACGGTGATGAACGCGCTGGCGATGCAGAACGCGCTCGAACAGCTGGGCGTGCAGACGCGGGTGCAGAGCGCGATCCCGATGAGCAGCGTGTGCGAACCCTATATCCGGCGCCGCGCGGAGCGGCACCTCGAGAAGGGCCGCATCGTGATCTTCGCCGCAGGCACCGGCAATCCGTTCTTCACCACCGATACCGGCGCGGCGCTGCGCGCAGCCGAGATGAGTTGCGACGCGCTGCTCAAGGGCACCAGCGTCGACGGGGTCTACGACAGCGATCCCAAACACAATCCGAACGCCACCCGTTTCGATTCCATCACTTACGACCAGGTCCTGTCGCAGAACCTCAAGGTGATGGACGCGACGGCAGTGGCACTTTGCCGCGAGAACCACATTCCGATAGTGGTGTTCTCGATCCGCGAAAAAGGAAACGTCGCCCGCGTTCTGAGCGGCGAGGGCGTCCAGACAATTGTCAGAGGGGAAGCGTAA
- a CDS encoding MBL fold metallo-hydrolase codes for MTIKRRIAFALIGVALIAGALVLAFQRTIGERVFASAVAQRLAQNDLQFGPGLHLVLCGTGSPLPNPDRAGPCNLVVAGEQSFVVDIGEGGARNLNLMGYDIGSIDGLLLTHYHSDHVDGIGPLALLYWTIGTARAPLDAYGPTGIAELVEGFNAAYALDHAYRVAHHGPEIVPASGGGLRAVPFEVGDEPVIVLERGGLTITAFPVEHDPVRPAIGYRFDYQGRSLVISGDTSRSSSLEAASQGADLLVHDALQGKLVGTLTEALDKSGARNTAQITRDILDYHASPEDAAASAQTAGVKYLVLSHLVPPIPNAFLYPSFLGDAESKFDGEIIVGEDGMIFTLPPESEAIERRKVL; via the coding sequence ATGACCATAAAACGGCGAATCGCCTTCGCTCTAATCGGCGTGGCGCTGATCGCAGGAGCGCTGGTGCTCGCGTTTCAGCGCACGATCGGAGAACGGGTTTTTGCCAGCGCGGTCGCACAACGCCTCGCGCAGAACGATCTTCAGTTCGGACCGGGGTTGCATCTTGTCCTGTGCGGGACGGGCTCACCGCTCCCGAACCCAGATCGGGCGGGACCCTGCAATCTTGTGGTGGCGGGTGAACAGTCGTTCGTGGTCGACATCGGGGAAGGTGGCGCGCGCAATCTCAATCTCATGGGGTACGATATTGGCTCAATCGACGGATTGCTGCTGACCCACTACCATTCCGACCACGTCGACGGGATCGGACCGCTGGCGCTGCTTTACTGGACCATCGGCACTGCCAGAGCACCGCTCGATGCATACGGTCCCACGGGGATCGCGGAACTCGTGGAGGGATTCAACGCCGCCTATGCGCTCGACCACGCCTATCGCGTGGCGCACCATGGTCCCGAAATCGTGCCCGCCAGCGGTGGTGGCCTGCGCGCCGTTCCGTTTGAAGTCGGCGACGAGCCCGTGATTGTTCTTGAACGCGGTGGCCTTACGATCACGGCTTTCCCGGTCGAGCACGACCCGGTCCGCCCCGCGATCGGATACCGGTTCGATTATCAAGGCCGATCGCTGGTAATCAGCGGCGACACATCGCGCTCATCGTCGCTCGAAGCAGCGTCGCAGGGCGCCGATTTACTGGTTCACGATGCGTTGCAGGGCAAACTGGTCGGAACACTGACCGAAGCGCTGGATAAGTCGGGCGCGCGGAACACCGCTCAGATCACCCGCGACATCCTCGATTACCATGCCTCGCCGGAGGACGCAGCGGCCAGTGCTCAGACAGCCGGGGTCAAATATCTTGTGCTTTCGCATCTCGTACCGCCGATCCCCAATGCATTTCTTTATCCCTCGTTCCTCGGCGACGCGGAAAGCAAGTTCGATGGCGAGATAATCGTCGGCGAAGACGGGATGATCTTCACGCTGCCACCGGAAAGCGAAGCGATCGAACGTCGCAAGGTGCTATAG